A genomic stretch from Amycolatopsis sp. 195334CR includes:
- a CDS encoding molybdopterin oxidoreductase family protein, with translation MPDRDAISEPWGERTPYGPGESWPVRVDCHLADGLRAEDVDAWVTSAAVLHSNGDGLEIAVKDGRVAGVRGRADDRVNHGRLDPKDLYGWQAGGSPDRLTTPLVREGGELVEASWDEAMARVVRRSRQLLGEQGPSALGFYTSGQLFAEEYYTLAAIGHGAIGTNHMDGNTRLCTATAAAALKESFGCDGQPGSYTDVDHADVIALFGHNVAETQSVLWSRMLDRLAGPNPPALLCVDPRTTPVARAATVHLAPLPGTNVALMNGLLHQIIQDDRVDHEYVERHTVGYDELVKQVADATPEAVADICGVPPERIREAARLLGGASRLLSTVLQGFYQSHQATAAAVQVNNLHLIRGMLGKPGAGVLQMNGQPTAENTRECGADGDLTGFRNWANDEHVAELARLWNLDPLQIPHYAPPTHLMQMLRYAENGTLRFLWVSATNPAVSLPELARVRSILSQDRLFLVVQDAFRTETTELADVVLPAAIWGEKTGTFTNADRTVHLSDKAVEPPGEAKSDLDIFLDYARRMDFRDRDDAPFPSWHDAESAFEAWKAASAGRPCDYSGLTYAKLRSANGIQWPCTEDSPKGTERLYADGKFFADPDYCESYGRDLVTGAPMEPGEYRAMNPDGKAMIRPAEYLTPHEPPSAERPFALITGRTLYHFHTRTKTARAPELQKAEPEVWVEMSERDSRAHGLGEGDLAEITTARGLVRARVRVREIRDGVLFLPFHYGYWDTDGDPHRAANELTPTDWDPASKQPIFKTAAAAIARAGEER, from the coding sequence ATGCCCGACCGCGACGCGATCAGCGAACCGTGGGGTGAGCGCACCCCCTACGGCCCGGGGGAGAGCTGGCCGGTGCGCGTCGACTGCCACCTGGCCGACGGCCTGCGTGCCGAGGACGTCGACGCGTGGGTGACCTCGGCGGCGGTACTGCACTCCAACGGGGACGGGCTGGAGATCGCGGTCAAGGACGGGCGGGTGGCCGGGGTGCGCGGCCGCGCGGACGACCGGGTCAACCACGGCCGCCTCGACCCGAAGGACCTCTACGGCTGGCAGGCCGGGGGATCACCCGATCGGCTGACGACCCCGCTGGTGCGCGAGGGTGGCGAACTGGTCGAGGCCAGCTGGGACGAGGCCATGGCGCGGGTCGTGCGCCGGAGCAGGCAGCTGCTGGGGGAGCAGGGCCCGAGCGCGCTGGGCTTCTACACCAGCGGACAGCTGTTCGCCGAGGAGTACTACACGCTCGCCGCCATCGGGCACGGCGCGATCGGCACGAACCACATGGACGGCAACACCCGGCTGTGCACCGCGACCGCGGCGGCCGCGCTGAAGGAGTCCTTCGGCTGCGACGGGCAACCCGGTTCGTACACCGACGTCGACCACGCCGACGTCATCGCGTTGTTCGGGCACAACGTCGCGGAGACGCAGAGCGTGCTGTGGAGCCGGATGCTGGACCGGCTCGCCGGGCCGAACCCGCCCGCGCTGCTGTGCGTCGACCCGCGCACCACGCCGGTGGCCCGCGCGGCCACCGTCCACTTGGCACCGTTGCCCGGCACGAACGTGGCGCTGATGAACGGGTTGCTGCACCAGATCATCCAGGACGACCGGGTCGACCACGAGTACGTGGAGCGGCACACGGTCGGCTACGACGAGCTGGTGAAGCAGGTCGCCGACGCCACTCCCGAAGCGGTCGCGGACATCTGCGGGGTGCCGCCGGAGCGCATCCGGGAAGCGGCCCGGCTCCTCGGCGGCGCCTCCCGGTTGCTGTCCACCGTGCTGCAGGGGTTCTACCAGTCGCACCAGGCCACCGCCGCCGCGGTGCAGGTGAACAACCTGCACCTGATCCGCGGCATGCTCGGCAAACCCGGCGCCGGGGTGCTGCAGATGAACGGGCAGCCGACCGCGGAGAACACCCGTGAATGCGGTGCCGACGGTGATCTGACCGGGTTCCGGAACTGGGCCAACGACGAGCACGTGGCCGAGCTGGCGCGGCTGTGGAACCTGGATCCGTTGCAGATCCCGCACTACGCCCCGCCGACGCACCTGATGCAGATGCTGCGGTACGCGGAGAACGGCACGCTGCGCTTCCTGTGGGTCAGCGCCACGAATCCGGCGGTGTCCCTGCCCGAACTGGCGCGGGTGCGGTCGATCCTCTCCCAGGACCGGCTGTTCCTCGTGGTGCAGGACGCTTTCCGCACCGAGACCACCGAGCTGGCGGACGTGGTGCTGCCCGCGGCGATCTGGGGCGAGAAGACCGGTACGTTCACCAACGCCGATCGCACCGTGCACCTGTCGGACAAGGCGGTCGAACCACCGGGCGAGGCGAAATCGGATCTCGACATCTTCCTGGATTACGCCCGCCGCATGGACTTCCGCGACCGCGACGATGCCCCGTTCCCGTCCTGGCACGACGCCGAATCGGCGTTCGAGGCCTGGAAGGCGGCCAGTGCGGGGCGTCCGTGTGACTACAGTGGACTCACCTACGCCAAGCTGCGTTCTGCCAACGGCATTCAATGGCCGTGCACCGAGGACAGTCCGAAAGGGACGGAACGGCTCTACGCCGACGGGAAGTTCTTCGCCGATCCCGACTACTGCGAGAGCTACGGCCGCGATCTGGTCACCGGGGCCCCGATGGAGCCGGGGGAATACCGGGCGATGAACCCGGACGGCAAGGCGATGATCCGGCCCGCCGAGTACCTGACCCCGCACGAACCGCCGAGCGCGGAACGGCCGTTCGCGCTGATCACCGGGCGGACGCTGTACCACTTCCACACCCGCACCAAGACCGCCCGCGCACCCGAACTGCAGAAGGCGGAACCGGAGGTGTGGGTGGAGATGTCCGAACGGGACAGCCGTGCGCACGGCCTCGGCGAGGGCGACTTGGCGGAGATCACCACCGCGCGGGGATTGGTGCGGGCCAGGGTGCGGGTCCGCGAGATCCGCGACGGCGTGTTGTTCCTGCCGTTCCACTACGGCTACTGGGACACCGACGGCGATCCGCACCGCGCGGCGAACGAGCTGACGCCGACCGACTGGGACCCGGCGTCGAAGCAGCCGATCTTCAAGACCGCCGCGGCGGCGATCGCCCGAGCCGGGGAGGAGCGATGA
- the katG gene encoding catalase/peroxidase HPI, whose amino-acid sequence MSSTQNDPASAQGVDEKAAAGCPVAHDSVTSHGSESENPAIDSPTSKTGGRPRTNQDWWPNQLDLSVLHTHSAKGNPLREDFSYREEFAKLDVEALKRDITEVLTTSQDWWPADFGHYGGLMIRMSWHAAGTYRIGDGRGGAGDGAQRFAPLNSWPDNANLDKARRLLWPVKQKYGQSISWADLLVLAGNVALESMGFKTFGFGFGREDVWEPEEIFWGPEDDWLGDERYVSESEMVPDVGATEMGLIYVNPEGPRGNADPAAAAHFIRETFGRMAMNDEETVALIAGGHTFGKTHGAAVADDHVGAEPEAAPLEAQGLGWLSTHGSGSGADTITSGLEVTWTDVPTQWSNRFFEILFGYEWELTTSPGGAKQYVAKDAEAIVPDAHDPAKKHKPTMLTTDLALRVDPTYEKISRRFLENPDEFALAFAKAWYKLLHRDMGPVSRFLGPWVAEPQLWQDPVPAVEGELVGESDIAALKAKVLDSGLTIEQLVTTAWASAASFRSTDKRGGANGARIRLEPQRGWEVNQPEQLATVLETLEGIQREFNGAGGAQISLADLIVLAGSAAVEKAARDGGYDVTVPFHPGRTDATQEQTDVESFAVLEPRADGFRNYLRQGEKLQPEVLLVDRAYMLDLTAPEMTVLLGGLRSLGAGGTSHGVLTDRPGVLSNDFFVNLLAPGTRWKGSEEEHVYEIRDAATDELKWTATAVDLVFGSNSQLRALAEVYASQDARDRFAADFVAAWTKVMELDRFDLV is encoded by the coding sequence ATGAGCTCCACCCAGAACGACCCCGCCAGCGCGCAGGGCGTGGATGAGAAAGCGGCGGCGGGCTGCCCCGTCGCGCACGACTCGGTGACCTCCCACGGCAGCGAGAGCGAGAACCCGGCGATCGACTCGCCGACCTCGAAGACGGGTGGCCGTCCGCGCACGAACCAGGACTGGTGGCCCAACCAGCTCGACCTGTCCGTGCTGCACACCCACTCGGCCAAGGGCAACCCGCTGCGGGAGGACTTCAGCTACCGCGAGGAGTTCGCCAAGCTCGACGTCGAGGCGCTCAAGCGGGACATCACCGAGGTGCTGACCACCTCGCAGGACTGGTGGCCTGCCGACTTCGGCCACTACGGCGGCCTGATGATCCGGATGAGCTGGCACGCCGCGGGCACCTACCGCATCGGCGACGGCCGCGGCGGTGCCGGGGACGGCGCCCAGCGCTTCGCCCCGCTCAACAGCTGGCCCGACAACGCCAACCTGGACAAGGCCCGCCGCCTGCTGTGGCCGGTCAAGCAGAAGTACGGCCAGTCGATCTCCTGGGCCGACCTGCTGGTGCTCGCCGGCAACGTGGCGCTGGAGTCGATGGGCTTCAAGACCTTCGGCTTCGGCTTCGGCCGTGAGGACGTCTGGGAGCCCGAGGAGATCTTCTGGGGCCCGGAGGACGACTGGCTGGGCGACGAGCGCTACGTCAGCGAGTCGGAGATGGTGCCCGACGTCGGCGCCACCGAGATGGGCCTGATCTACGTCAACCCCGAAGGCCCGCGCGGCAACGCGGACCCGGCGGCCGCGGCCCACTTCATCCGCGAGACCTTCGGCCGGATGGCGATGAACGACGAGGAGACCGTGGCGCTGATCGCCGGCGGTCACACCTTCGGCAAGACCCACGGCGCGGCCGTGGCCGACGACCACGTCGGCGCGGAGCCCGAGGCCGCCCCGCTGGAGGCGCAGGGCCTCGGCTGGCTGAGCACGCACGGCAGCGGCAGCGGCGCCGACACGATCACCAGTGGTCTGGAAGTCACCTGGACCGACGTGCCGACGCAGTGGAGCAACCGCTTCTTCGAGATCCTGTTCGGCTACGAGTGGGAGCTGACCACCAGCCCCGGTGGCGCGAAGCAGTACGTCGCCAAGGACGCCGAGGCGATCGTGCCGGACGCGCACGACCCGGCCAAGAAGCACAAGCCGACCATGCTCACCACGGACCTGGCGCTGCGGGTGGACCCGACCTACGAGAAGATCTCGCGCCGGTTCCTGGAGAACCCGGACGAGTTCGCGCTCGCCTTCGCCAAGGCGTGGTACAAGCTGCTGCACCGCGACATGGGCCCGGTCAGCCGGTTCCTCGGCCCGTGGGTGGCCGAACCGCAGCTGTGGCAGGACCCGGTGCCCGCGGTCGAGGGTGAGCTGGTCGGCGAGAGCGACATCGCCGCGCTCAAGGCGAAGGTGCTCGACTCCGGCCTGACCATCGAACAGCTCGTCACCACCGCGTGGGCGTCGGCCGCGAGCTTCCGCTCCACCGACAAGCGCGGTGGCGCCAACGGGGCCCGAATCCGCCTCGAACCGCAGCGCGGCTGGGAGGTCAACCAGCCCGAGCAGCTCGCGACGGTGCTGGAGACCCTCGAAGGCATCCAGCGGGAGTTCAACGGCGCGGGCGGCGCGCAGATCTCGCTGGCCGACCTGATCGTGCTGGCGGGCTCGGCCGCGGTGGAGAAGGCGGCGCGGGACGGCGGGTATGACGTGACCGTGCCGTTCCACCCCGGCCGCACCGACGCCACCCAGGAGCAGACCGACGTGGAGTCGTTCGCGGTGCTCGAACCGCGTGCCGACGGGTTCCGCAACTACCTCCGCCAGGGCGAGAAGCTTCAGCCGGAGGTGCTGCTGGTCGACCGCGCGTACATGCTCGACCTGACCGCGCCCGAGATGACCGTGCTGCTCGGCGGGCTGCGTTCCCTCGGCGCCGGGGGTACCTCGCACGGGGTGCTCACCGACCGGCCCGGGGTGCTCAGCAACGACTTCTTCGTCAACCTGCTCGCGCCGGGCACCCGGTGGAAGGGCTCGGAGGAGGAGCACGTCTACGAGATCCGCGACGCGGCCACCGACGAGCTGAAGTGGACCGCCACCGCGGTCGACCTGGTCTTCGGCTCCAACTCGCAGCTGCGGGCGCTGGCCGAGGTCTACGCCAGCCAGGACGCCCGCGACCGGTTCGCCGCCGACTTCGTCGCGGCCTGGACCAAGGTGATGGAACTGGATCGGTTCGACCTGGTGTGA
- a CDS encoding Fur family transcriptional regulator: MSDFEAQLRAVSLRVTRPRLAVLAALQDHPHVDTEKVIALVRAEHPAVSHQAVYDVLRALTEAGLVRRIQPAGATARYEARVGDNHHHVVCRSCGAIADVDCAVGPAPCLTASADHGYVIDEAEVVFWGTCPACATASSR, encoded by the coding sequence ATGTCGGATTTCGAGGCACAGCTGCGGGCGGTCTCGCTGCGCGTGACCCGGCCTCGGCTCGCGGTGCTCGCGGCACTGCAGGACCACCCGCACGTGGACACCGAGAAAGTGATCGCGCTGGTGCGGGCCGAGCACCCCGCGGTCTCCCACCAAGCGGTCTACGACGTGCTGCGCGCGCTCACCGAGGCCGGGCTGGTGCGGCGCATCCAGCCCGCCGGGGCCACCGCGCGCTACGAGGCCCGCGTCGGCGACAACCACCACCACGTGGTGTGCCGGTCCTGCGGGGCGATCGCGGACGTCGACTGCGCCGTCGGTCCCGCACCCTGTCTGACCGCCTCGGCCGACCACGGGTACGTGATCGACGAGGCGGAGGTCGTGTTCTGGGGCACCTGCCCCGCCTGCGCGACCGCCAGTTCCCGATGA
- a CDS encoding TetR/AcrR family transcriptional regulator, protein MREWVPVPGSAKARLIEAAIHHFELSGYEAVNVVEVAGKASVTTGALYHHFGSKLGLYQTVREEMEKRITERMEGAAEAVGGRGYPAVRAALLVAFDAAVRFTVCRILGEQSPVEREDPVAAALRPLLTKHKAPAADVLAAAWRAALLVVASGTPAATARASLVFVLDPA, encoded by the coding sequence ATGCGCGAATGGGTACCGGTCCCCGGTTCGGCGAAGGCCCGGCTGATCGAGGCGGCCATCCACCACTTCGAACTCAGCGGGTACGAGGCGGTCAACGTGGTGGAGGTGGCGGGCAAGGCGAGCGTCACCACCGGCGCGCTGTACCACCACTTCGGCTCGAAGCTCGGCCTCTACCAGACGGTCCGCGAGGAGATGGAGAAGCGGATCACCGAACGGATGGAGGGGGCGGCCGAGGCGGTCGGTGGGCGTGGCTACCCGGCGGTGCGGGCGGCGCTGCTGGTCGCCTTCGACGCCGCCGTCCGGTTCACCGTGTGCCGGATCCTCGGCGAGCAGTCCCCGGTCGAGCGCGAGGACCCGGTCGCCGCCGCGCTGCGGCCGTTGCTGACCAAGCACAAGGCACCCGCCGCGGACGTGCTGGCCGCGGCCTGGCGGGCCGCGCTGCTGGTGGTCGCGTCCGGCACTCCCGCGGCGACCGCGCGGGCTTCCCTGGTGTTCGTGCTCGACCCGGCATAA
- a CDS encoding VOC family protein: protein MKLTFLYQPVKDLKQSVAFYRDTLGFEESWREGDLTVAFKLPGSEVELMLDVPPDSGPRWGAGGFYAVDSVDDFRRAHPELDWQGEIPMPGGKGATFLDPNGTPVHLFDQSAAGPE from the coding sequence ATGAAACTGACGTTCCTGTACCAACCGGTGAAGGACCTCAAGCAGTCGGTCGCCTTCTACCGCGACACGCTCGGCTTCGAGGAGTCCTGGCGGGAGGGCGACCTGACGGTGGCGTTCAAGCTCCCCGGGTCGGAGGTCGAGCTGATGCTCGACGTGCCGCCGGACTCCGGGCCGCGGTGGGGCGCCGGCGGTTTCTACGCCGTCGACAGCGTGGACGACTTCCGGCGGGCGCACCCGGAACTCGACTGGCAGGGCGAGATCCCCATGCCGGGCGGCAAGGGCGCGACCTTCCTCGACCCGAACGGCACCCCGGTCCACCTGTTCGACCAGAGCGCCGCCGGCCCGGAGTAG
- a CDS encoding LLM class flavin-dependent oxidoreductase → MKIDLFNEIQHPRPWPDGHEALRFSQALEQAVLADELGYGCWWQVEHHGAGEFSLSSAPELMLAALSQRTSRIRLGHAAVLAPGRFNHPIRVAERAATLDHLSGGRVELGLTRSTIPEWRLFGIEPEDARAQTQEAFEMVPRMWTTDRFSWDSEHYRVHDVPIAPKPVQRPHPPLWQAAASAPSFEEAGRRGVGVLGTTMWESLERAGRLVELYRAAAGQCTDPVGSFVNNQVGFFTFVHCADTDEEAMRNGAAAAAAWYTVTALTFFEAASEFVRLNARQEEIAAAPDGGGLTGEFLRKEARNEPTEANLLIARILQGEAVPDDEVFTVLSAQDSLIVGSPETCRRKLRAYADLGIDRMMCLQQIGGIPHDQVLKSIRLIGELIPELA, encoded by the coding sequence ATGAAGATCGACTTGTTCAACGAGATCCAGCACCCCCGGCCCTGGCCGGACGGGCACGAGGCACTCAGGTTCAGCCAGGCTCTCGAACAAGCGGTCCTCGCCGACGAACTCGGGTACGGCTGCTGGTGGCAGGTCGAGCACCACGGCGCTGGGGAGTTCAGCCTGTCCTCGGCACCCGAACTGATGCTGGCGGCGTTGTCGCAGCGCACCAGCCGGATCCGGCTCGGGCACGCCGCGGTGCTCGCGCCGGGGCGGTTCAACCACCCGATCCGCGTCGCCGAGCGCGCCGCGACGCTCGACCACCTCAGCGGCGGCCGGGTCGAGCTCGGCCTGACCCGGTCGACCATCCCGGAATGGCGCCTGTTCGGCATCGAGCCCGAGGACGCCCGGGCCCAGACGCAGGAGGCGTTCGAGATGGTGCCGCGGATGTGGACCACGGACCGGTTCTCCTGGGACAGCGAGCACTACCGCGTCCACGACGTGCCGATCGCGCCGAAACCGGTGCAGCGGCCGCACCCGCCGCTCTGGCAGGCGGCGGCGAGCGCGCCCTCGTTCGAGGAGGCGGGCCGCCGCGGGGTCGGCGTGCTGGGCACGACGATGTGGGAGTCGCTCGAACGCGCGGGCAGGCTGGTCGAGCTGTACCGGGCCGCGGCCGGGCAGTGCACGGACCCGGTCGGCTCGTTCGTCAACAACCAGGTCGGTTTCTTCACCTTTGTGCACTGCGCGGACACCGACGAGGAGGCGATGCGGAACGGCGCCGCCGCGGCCGCCGCCTGGTACACGGTGACCGCGCTGACCTTCTTCGAAGCGGCCAGCGAGTTCGTCCGGCTCAACGCGCGCCAGGAGGAGATCGCCGCCGCGCCCGACGGCGGCGGCCTCACCGGCGAGTTCCTCCGCAAGGAGGCTCGGAACGAACCGACCGAGGCGAACCTGCTGATCGCCAGGATCCTGCAGGGCGAGGCCGTACCGGACGACGAGGTCTTCACCGTGCTCAGCGCGCAGGACTCGCTGATCGTGGGCAGCCCGGAAACCTGCCGCCGGAAACTGCGCGCCTACGCCGATCTCGGCATCGACCGGATGATGTGCCTGCAGCAGATCGGCGGCATTCCCCACGACCAGGTGCTCAAGAGCATCCGGCTGATCGGCGAGCTGATCCCCGAGCTGGCCTGA
- a CDS encoding DUF4232 domain-containing protein — MNSAFFRRRTIRGLSTVLGATAVLAACSGPEPVTTLPAPSTTSSPDTTCPAPGIKLTAGEVDGAMGLRALGILLTNCGTGDYTANGYPVVRVLDASQQPLDVTIGNGSAPVSAPDSYDAPPQPVTVRPGEQVTARVLWRNTVTDSTVPATNGQYLEIAAAAGEPPQLVTPAGGIDLGNTGRLAVNAWAVRG; from the coding sequence GTGAATTCAGCTTTCTTCCGGCGTCGGACCATCCGCGGGCTGAGCACCGTGCTCGGTGCGACGGCGGTGCTCGCCGCGTGTTCCGGCCCCGAGCCGGTGACGACCCTTCCCGCGCCGTCGACGACCAGCAGCCCCGACACCACGTGCCCGGCGCCCGGGATCAAGCTCACCGCCGGCGAGGTCGACGGCGCGATGGGACTGCGGGCGCTCGGGATCCTGCTGACCAACTGCGGCACCGGCGACTACACCGCGAACGGCTACCCGGTGGTGCGCGTGCTGGACGCCAGCCAGCAGCCGCTCGACGTCACGATCGGCAACGGATCGGCCCCGGTGAGCGCGCCGGACAGCTACGACGCCCCGCCCCAGCCGGTGACCGTGCGCCCCGGCGAGCAGGTGACCGCGCGGGTGCTGTGGCGCAACACGGTGACCGACTCGACGGTGCCCGCCACGAACGGCCAGTACCTGGAGATCGCCGCGGCCGCCGGGGAACCACCCCAGCTCGTCACCCCGGCCGGTGGCATCGACCTCGGCAACACCGGACGGCTGGCGGTGAACGCCTGGGCGGTGCGGGGGTGA
- a CDS encoding ferric reductase-like transmembrane domain-containing protein: MATSTQVRRGSLSPVVQARLALWAFLVVNLVIIEYLFFTAGQGKNEILTVAKFFGLHAALLLICQLLLVARLPWLDRRIGMDRLTVWHRWLGFTMFWTVLTHATLVVLGFAALDEVSAGKTFLALAGVPASLLGMLAAAIVVLTAAVSMRYARRRLRYEVWHGLHMLLYLALTLAFVHQLLETTTFWSSVFGMVYWWALWLLALGALITGRIVLPIWRNAYHRFRVAAVVPEAHDVVSVHITGRHLDKLPAQPGQFSIWRFPGHRHWWLANPFSLSAAPNGRSLRLTAKAVGSGSAGLRQLTAGARVFMEGPYGAFTARHRTRHGVLLIAGGVGITPIRALLEADPTGDVVVLYRVRDEREAVLLHEVRQLVEVRRGRLHLLTGRTGQGARPFDPIALHRLVPDIAERDVYVCGPPAMTAAVEKSLRALNVPGGQVHAEKFSMA; this comes from the coding sequence GTGGCGACGAGCACACAGGTGCGGCGAGGCTCGTTGTCGCCGGTGGTCCAGGCACGGCTGGCGTTGTGGGCGTTCCTCGTGGTCAACCTGGTGATCATCGAGTACCTGTTCTTCACCGCGGGCCAGGGCAAGAACGAGATCCTCACTGTGGCCAAGTTCTTCGGCCTGCACGCCGCGCTGCTGCTGATCTGCCAGCTGCTCCTGGTGGCCAGGTTGCCGTGGCTCGACCGGCGGATCGGCATGGACCGGTTGACCGTGTGGCACCGGTGGCTCGGCTTCACCATGTTCTGGACCGTGCTCACCCACGCCACCCTCGTCGTGCTCGGCTTCGCGGCGCTCGACGAAGTTTCGGCGGGCAAGACGTTCCTGGCGCTGGCCGGGGTCCCGGCCTCGCTGCTGGGCATGCTGGCCGCGGCGATCGTCGTGCTGACCGCGGCCGTGTCGATGCGGTACGCGCGGCGCAGGCTGCGGTACGAGGTCTGGCACGGGCTGCACATGCTGTTGTACCTGGCCCTGACGCTGGCGTTCGTCCACCAGCTGCTGGAGACCACGACGTTCTGGTCGTCCGTGTTCGGCATGGTCTACTGGTGGGCGCTGTGGTTGCTGGCCCTCGGCGCGCTGATCACCGGGCGGATCGTGCTGCCGATCTGGCGCAACGCCTACCACCGGTTCCGGGTGGCCGCGGTGGTGCCCGAAGCCCACGACGTGGTGTCGGTGCACATCACCGGGCGTCACCTGGACAAGCTGCCCGCCCAGCCCGGCCAGTTCTCCATCTGGCGGTTCCCCGGGCACCGGCACTGGTGGCTGGCCAACCCGTTCTCGTTGTCGGCGGCGCCCAACGGCCGCTCGCTGCGCCTGACCGCGAAGGCGGTCGGCAGCGGCAGCGCCGGGCTTCGCCAGCTGACGGCCGGGGCGCGGGTGTTCATGGAAGGCCCGTACGGCGCGTTCACCGCCCGGCACCGGACGCGCCACGGCGTCCTGCTGATCGCCGGCGGGGTGGGCATCACGCCGATCCGCGCCCTGCTCGAAGCCGACCCGACCGGCGACGTCGTGGTGCTCTACCGGGTACGCGACGAACGTGAAGCCGTGCTGCTGCACGAGGTCCGGCAGCTGGTGGAGGTCCGGAGAGGACGGCTGCACCTGCTCACCGGCCGGACCGGCCAGGGCGCGCGGCCGTTCGACCCGATCGCACTGCACCGGCTGGTCCCCGACATCGCCGAGCGCGACGTCTACGTCTGCGGCCCGCCCGCGATGACCGCCGCGGTGGAGAAATCCCTGCGTGCGCTGAACGTTCCGGGTGGCCAGGTGCACGCGGAGAAGTTCAGCATGGCCTGA
- a CDS encoding glycoside hydrolase family 19 protein — MFLRRMLAAVAATFAATTVAVVVPAPAAVAAACVTPWNASAVYWGGDTASYNGRNWSAKWWTQNEAPGIAQVWADQGACGGSTNPPDPSGFVVSQAQFDQMFPSRNPFYTYNGLVTALSAYPAFAKTGSDTVKKQEAAAFLANVSHETGGLVHIVEQNQANYPHYCDTSQSYGCPAGNAAYYGRGPIQLSWNFNYKAAGDALGLPLLTNPWLVQNDAAVAWKTAIWYWMTQNGPGTMTPHNAMVNSRGFGETIRSINGSIECNGGNPAQVQSRVTKYQQFTGILGVAPGGNLYC; from the coding sequence ATGTTTCTCAGACGGATGCTCGCGGCGGTCGCCGCCACCTTCGCCGCCACCACGGTCGCCGTGGTGGTCCCGGCCCCGGCCGCCGTCGCGGCGGCGTGCGTGACCCCGTGGAACGCGAGCGCGGTCTACTGGGGCGGCGACACCGCCTCGTACAACGGCCGCAACTGGTCCGCCAAGTGGTGGACGCAGAACGAGGCCCCCGGCATCGCGCAGGTGTGGGCCGACCAGGGCGCCTGCGGCGGCTCGACCAACCCGCCGGACCCGTCCGGCTTCGTGGTCAGCCAGGCCCAGTTCGACCAGATGTTCCCGAGCCGGAACCCCTTCTACACCTACAACGGCCTGGTCACCGCGCTCAGCGCGTACCCGGCCTTCGCCAAGACCGGCAGCGACACCGTCAAGAAGCAGGAAGCGGCCGCCTTCCTGGCCAACGTCAGCCACGAGACCGGCGGCCTGGTCCACATCGTCGAGCAGAACCAGGCCAACTACCCGCACTACTGCGACACCAGCCAGTCCTACGGCTGCCCGGCGGGCAACGCCGCCTACTACGGCCGTGGCCCGATCCAGCTGAGCTGGAACTTCAACTACAAGGCCGCGGGTGACGCGCTGGGCCTGCCGCTGCTGACCAACCCGTGGCTGGTCCAGAACGACGCGGCGGTCGCCTGGAAGACCGCCATCTGGTACTGGATGACCCAGAACGGCCCCGGCACGATGACCCCGCACAACGCCATGGTCAACAGCCGCGGCTTCGGGGAGACCATTCGCAGCATCAACGGCAGCATCGAGTGCAACGGCGGCAACCCCGCCCAGGTGCAGAGCCGGGTGACCAAGTACCAGCAGTTCACCGGCATTCTCGGCGTGGCCCCCGGCGGCAACCTCTACTGCTGA
- a CDS encoding helix-turn-helix transcriptional regulator: MTEIRHMPVATTRMQPLAAGAGIDAHRHDDHQIVYAARGVLAITTDRGSWVAPATRAIWVPAGTVHAHQAHGELELHLVGLPATDNPLGLAEPTVLAVGPLLRELILAYTRPPHDDSGERRRLRAVLLDQLRASPQQPLHLPTPTDPRLRELCALLHADPADNRTLAALGACVGASERTLTRLFKADLGMTFPQWRTQLRLHRALVLLAGDTPVTTVAHACGWSSTSAFIDVFRRAFGHTPGTRRKQLVEN, from the coding sequence ATGACGGAAATCCGCCACATGCCGGTCGCGACCACCCGGATGCAGCCGCTGGCCGCGGGTGCCGGCATCGACGCGCACCGCCACGACGACCACCAGATCGTCTACGCCGCCCGCGGCGTGCTGGCCATCACGACCGACCGGGGTTCGTGGGTCGCCCCGGCCACGCGGGCGATCTGGGTGCCCGCGGGCACGGTGCACGCCCACCAGGCACACGGGGAACTCGAACTGCACCTGGTCGGACTGCCCGCCACCGACAACCCGCTGGGCCTGGCCGAGCCCACCGTGCTGGCCGTCGGGCCGTTGCTCCGGGAGCTGATCCTCGCCTACACCCGGCCGCCGCACGACGATTCGGGGGAACGGCGGCGGTTGCGCGCGGTCCTGCTCGACCAGCTCCGGGCCTCACCCCAGCAGCCGCTGCACCTGCCCACTCCCACCGATCCCCGCCTGCGTGAGCTGTGCGCGCTCCTGCACGCCGACCCCGCCGACAACCGCACGCTGGCCGCACTCGGTGCGTGCGTCGGCGCGAGTGAGCGCACCCTGACGCGGTTGTTCAAGGCCGATCTCGGGATGACCTTCCCGCAGTGGCGCACCCAGCTGCGGCTCCACCGCGCGCTCGTGCTGCTGGCCGGGGACACGCCGGTGACCACCGTGGCCCACGCCTGCGGCTGGTCTTCCACCAGCGCGTTCATCGACGTCTTCCGGCGCGCCTTCGGGCACACGCCCGGAACGCGCCGGAAGCAACTCGTGGAGAACTAG